The genomic interval GGATAAAATGCTTGCTTTAGATATTATAGAGCCATGTGAGAGTCCCTGGCTGAGTCCTGTTCTTGTTACGCCTAAAAAAGATGGTAGTTGGCGGTTTTGTCTAGACAGTAGAAAACTCAACTCTGTGACTAAAAAAGACGCGTATAAATTACCATTCATTAATGAAATACTTGATAACTTGCGAGACGCTAAGTATTTGTCCAGTATAGACATTGCAAAGGCCTTTTGGGAGTTACCACTTTGTGAAGAGGACAGAGACAAGACTGCGTTCTATGTCCCAGGTCGTGGCATGTACAGATTTAAGGTCACACCTTTCGGCTTAACTAACGCTCCCGCTACTCAACAGCGTTTAATGGACTTATTATTTACACCTGAGTTTGAAAACGCGTTTTCTGGTACTTGGACGATataattgtaatttctaatacaTTTGAAGACCATCTTTGTTTATTATCTCGTGTATTAGATAAACTCAAGTACGCTAGACTAACAATAAATTTTGAGAAGTCTTGTTTCTTCCGTCGCGAACTTAAATATCTTGGTTATATCGTTGATCACAAGGGTTTACGTACGGACCCCGAAAAGTTCGAGCCATACTTGACATTCCAACACCTACTTCTAGACGCGAACTAAAGAAATTCTTGGGCACTGCTAGCTGGTACAGACGTTTTGTACCCAACTTTAGCACATTAGCTGCGCCTCTTAACTTGCTCACATCTACTGGTAAAAAAGCGCCTCCCTTTAAATGGAACGAAGAGGCTGACTGTGCATTTAGTAATATTAAGCAAGCTTTAGTATCTAGTCCAGTCCTAACTTGTCCTGATTTTACTAAGACCTTTTCGGTACACGCCGATGCTTCCAATTATGGAATCGGCGCCATGCTGACTCAGGAAGAAAATAGTATAGAGCGACCTATTGCATACTTCAGTCGATCTTTGACGAAGCAACAGCAGAATTACTCTATCACCGAACGCGAACTGCTCAGTGTTATAGTTTCTTTGGAGCACTGGCGGTGCTATTTGGATAACGgacaaaaatttattatttatacagacCATTCGGCATTAAAATGGTTTTGAATCTGGATAACCCTACTGGCAGGCTTGCTCGTTGGAGTGTTCGGTTATCCGCATTTAATTTTGAGATCCGGCATAAAAAGGGTAAAGAGCATGTTGTACCTGATGTTTTGTCGCGCGCAGTGCCGGTCGACATTGTCTATGTACAGTCTAACGACGagtggtttaataaagtgtataaagGTTGCCAGGACGCTCCTGCTTCATTTCTGactttaaaattgtaaataataacttGTATAAATTTAAGCCAACTAGCTCTATCCTAACTCTGAATATGATTGGAAACTCGTTATTCCTAAGGAGATGAGGAACGATATTATTAACGAAAATCATGCCCAGCCTACTGCTGGTCACTTCGGTATCTTTAAAACATATAAAAGGCTATCTCTTCGCTATAGCTGGCCAGGCATGTATAGGGAcgtttgtaaatatatttctgATTGCGAAACTTGCTTAGCATACAAGTATCAAAATCATCAAACTTTAGGTGTTATGGGGAAACCAAAAGAGGTTTGTCGGCCATTTCAGTGCCTGTCCATTGATTTGGTTGGTCCACTACCAATGACTCGAACTCAGAACCGCTTCATTTTAGTTGTGAATTGctgtttttcaaaatattgtcTGATATTTCCAATTAAGAAGGCCAcaactaaaataatatataaattttggaagAATACGTATTTTTAGTATACGGTATTCCTCAAACACTTATTATGGACAACGGTAGCCAGCTAATTAGTCATGAATTGCAGGAACTTTTTGCTAGGTATAAAATTCCTCAAGTTCATTTTACGCCTAAATATTGTCCACAAGTAAATTCTGTCGAACGTTACAACCGTATTTTAATATCTGCTATTAGTTCGTTTGTAGAAAACGATCACAGAAATTGGGATCTACATATATCCAAAATTCAGTTTGCCATGAACTCGAGTGTCAACGAAGTAACAGGCTTCAGCCCTGCGTTGCTGGTCTTTGGGCGCGAGCTCGTGCCGTGCGGGTCGCTATACGGCGCCGCCGACTCTACCAACGTCGACTACGACGACTTAATTTTCGCACCCCGAGATATTTACGCGGAAAACTTAGGCCACTTGTCGCCTATTTTCGACAAGGTGCAAGCTGCACTTTGGGATGCGCATgtaaaaaactgtaaatattataatttgagGCGTAAGCAAGCTGAGTTCAATGAGGGCGATGTTGTTTGGCGTCGTAACTATCAGCTTAGTGACGCTGGTAAATATTTTAGCGCCAAATTGGCACCTAAGTTTGTAAAGTGCACAGTGTTGAAGAAATTGTCACCTCTTGTGTATGAATTAGCTGATCAAAATGGTCGTGCTATCGGAAGGTGGCATATTAAAGACTTTAagttgtaaatattgtaaattttctgCAGATTACATTTTTCCTTTGTACTGAATTTTCCTCCGCCTTCTGCGTTCGGAAAATTCTCCTGGGCGCGCGGGGTActgtaacatggcaaacctccgcggtgcgcaactggccgcttacaaaagaacaaaattctaaattctaaattgttgatactcatttgttttttttccgcaattggctctactatttggcagggcgtaagccgaaatttgattatttatagaaataactaattatttcaCTTTGTGATAGCTAATTCACTGACTTTTACTTGTGATATAAGGGCTGCCACTATTgcaggtattgtaaatattatttgctctgtttgtaacatttattcttgtttatattgtgtgaaaacctaatccaagtctcgtttagctttgtttcgctggtccgacactaaaacgaggcttggatgggtgctgcaagcaTCTCCAGCTTCCTCTCCCGTTCtgctgcctcggagcagatcgccggcgcgactggacgcttcgaggctacctcaacaccctgccctgttttcctacctgtcctacaagtctcaggccagtgttttttaaatttacctacaagagcagtgctgactgaaataattgtatatatttttcttttgtattatattttattttgtaaccacacgccttttTCATTTCTcgaccggctagccggttacaTGTGTTGTTTGAAGTACACATACTCTTACATTGTTTGGAAACCCCTGGCTTAATGTgtaccagaggccttattgtctaatacgcttggaatcacaattgttttcaccacttctatctgccacacggtataagatgaaAGTAGAAAGAGATAGAAAGAGAGGTCAATAAGATCCCGAacgtcagagcgttagacaatgcGGCATTAAATAACATTCGGTTTCAGAAAATCTTTAGATAGATAGACCACGGCCTGCGGGCCGCATGTGGGCCCGCTGTAGACGTACGTGCGGCCCGCCAGCGACCTAATAGCAATAGCAAAAACCTAGCAAAATTATGATGAGATGATgagttgtttttatttgctgCGGCCCTGGTCCTGTTAAGTTTGTGCATCCctggtataaataaatagctaaATACCGGTTGCTGCTGCGTGTTTTTGTCCTGCTCCCTCTCAGCGGCAGCCGCTATAGCGCTCGGGCCGCTCACTGTTTCCACCACACGCATTAAGATACAAGCGCGGGGGCGTAGCTTTGTGCCTGgaacaataaacaaacatatattttaagaaatcaTAGGAGAGATAATAACAGAGAGACTACACATTTCAAAGCAATATGTAAACTAATCTGAGCCTTGAAGCGCACGCAGTAAAGATCACTGTGCGTAACTGTGGGTTACCTAGTGTGCATACTGCAAGCACCGCGTCGTCTGAGCGTACACACCTAGTGTGCACACTGCCACTATAATGTTACCGAGTGTTACCTCGACAGTGACGAGCGAGACCAGCGTAGCGACAAGCCGGGTAGTCGCGCCACGTACTCGCCGGCGCGGTCGCCCAGCGACGTCAGTGCGTACACACACTCAAGTGTGCACACTAACACCATTATGTCGCGAAGCGTGAGTAGTGCACACACGTCGCTGTACACCTGAGGATAAGAAGGTCGAATATTAAAATGTTACACTCAATTCTCATACAGGGTGACCACTCAAGTCATCAAATGCATACAAGTCGTTTACCACCGcacgtttttgtttttttaatattagtggaacaaagaaaacaaaagaacacatatatatactttttttatctatgttttaaatatttttgaaaataataatgcataaaaaacaaaatctagTAAATGAACATTTATTTGACCTGCTGCCGCGCAACTTCCTCCCAATTAAGCAAAAAGCGGAGTGTACAACCCATCTTAACCCATTTTACCCCAAATAGATCAATCCGCGCTTGCGACTCGGTTGTCAACGTCTCGTGCAAGGCACGTTTATACTATCTACTATGACCATTAAAGTTCTAAGATCTTACCTTAGCCTCCAAAACCTTCAACAGAGTGTCCTCATTGGCCTCATTCTGGGCCAGTTTGTTGAGTAGTTCCAATGCGGCCAACACCCTGGCGCGGTCGTTGGACACTAGAGCCGACTGGATGGTGGACAGAATGTGCCGGGATATCAGACAGGTTGCTGGGTCCTGTAGGCAAGCAGGGTGAAGATTTAAAGCTAGGAGAACTCGGAAGGTTGAAGAAATTGATTATGACAATTGCTTAGTATAACTATAACACTTCAATTGCATTTTCGTCTGCCAATTATAGTGCGAACTAACTCTGGTAccatcatgctaccagatgttagactaacatccTAGTAGTGAACGGTTGAGttcctctgaagatgagctctggttgagttcgaaacgcgtcagtgtagtgtagtggtggtggtggatgggtttgtgtgatttgtgtgtgttcttacagtgtggaggtggacgaACTGCAAAgaaacgtctgattcaataaattaattataatgggGGCGACTCGCCTACAGTCTAGTCAAAACTTAGTATGTTacacggttctctatcgtttgcccgaatttcatatgccacaATGtttcgttttccataattttcatttgccataagtaatttatttctgaaatagtattttctttagAGTTGATATGAAagtaatctaacctaacctgctACTGCATTGTAtcagatgacatttaaaaaaatcctgaaaacagcagttctatatattttatggcaaacgttggtatggcaagtgaaattcgggcaaatggaATTcgagcaagtaaaggtatacagATATACACGGCCGCCGTGTTGCGTTGCTCCTAGATGAAGggttacgaattagcccgaaacatgtctagctaaattcgatttaagacatgatttatccggattgttttaattaaatatgaatgagtctcactgtagtttcatgtaaaaaatggcaatttgttcttaaaaaaatacatacttccagtcaaacatagaacctcctcctttttagaCTACAAGCCTAGTTACATGGGGGGAAAAATGACCCTATATAAAGTATAAACGTACCTTAATAATAAGCTCTGTGGAAATATTCCCGAGTGCATCCAACCCGGACTGCCGTAGACTTCCGACCCAGCAGTTCGCGCACAGCAGCAAAAAACGTATGAGCGTCGTATTCTTCGCCAAATACTGTACGTTCTCCTCATGGAAAGAGAGTGATCGCACTATGGATGCGATCTGGAGTACTCGTTGCGTGTACACACACGACGCCCCGCCGGGGAGTTCTGGCGCAAACAACTGTTCATCCTCAGAAGGTTCCGTTACCCAGTCCTCATTTGCTTCCTGGAAAAAGGATTATTAGGGTTCAACGTTTCATGGAAACAAGAAAAACATCTGCTCAATGACAGCAGTAAAGGAGAAAAAGTGGCGACTCCGATTCATGTAGACGCAAACGCACAAGATAggtattgcttaccttgtttttttttctatgtacaGTCATCTACGATGTTAATATATggacaaagtaacaaaaatatgtacacacaaCCTTAACAACCTAAATTGTATACACGTTACCTCTTCTAAAATCTTCTCAATCAACTCTTCCCCTCCACATTCATTCAGCAAACAATCCGTGAGCGTGTTATGAGCAGCCAGGGCCTGCACCATCAGTTCAGGCTGGTCCCCGCTCAGCTGCGAGAACTTGGTTTCATCAGCCAGTTCCTTTgcaccgccgccgcccgcccgaAGTTGCCAGAACTCGTGCGGGTACCGCCCGCGCGCCTCGAAGTAGGAACGGCCGATTGTGTCACGGAGACTCACTGGAGAGAAAGTTTTGATATAAAAGGATGGCAGATAAGTAGTTGATTCGTCAAATGTAACGCAGTAAGAATTATGTAGAACTTAATTCAAGGAAACTTgaattaacaaaacaatttttttttttttcatttataaaacatacaaataaataaaaaataaacaattatttagtttgtttgtttgtttgtttatttatactctttattgtacaaaaaggaaatacaaaaatgttacacaaaaaagaaagtgctaagtacaaaggcggtcTTATCCCtaaagggatctctgccagtctcTAACAGTTAAGTCAAATAACCCGCCCCTttccattattttaatagcacacttgtttttttttaatgattttaggCATTTGTCTGAAGAGAGATTACTCTACTGCGGTGTCACAATAGAGAAGTaattgttaaaaagttaaaatcaTACTTACTGTGGTTATACACCCCTGCATGCGCTAACAGGAAATCCAGTATATGAGGTGTGGTTCCCAAAGGCATCCTGTTGGAGTGATCAGCGGCCAACACCGTGCAGACATTGACAGCAAAGTCTTGCTCATTCGGCATTGGAGACAGGAGGGACAGAGCCAGACGTTCCGAAGGCCCAGCAACTCGGGTCTGAACTGCTCGCAGGGGCTCTCCAGAAGctataaaaatagtagattgtgctAAATGTATAAAAGGATGTATTTTAACCAACAAGTTTATATTTACGCGAGCAGCAAGCGTTAGTTAAATCCAGAGTAAAATATATGAGTTACAATGCCTATTATTGTTCTGTGTGTGGAATAGTCTATTTTTGAGAAATGAAAAAATCCATAAACTTCCAAAAATATCCCCTTTTATGAGGGCATATGGCATTTAGAGCTCAAGGATTTATAAGTTATGATAAGTGGTCCTAACAATTTTGAGTTGTACTTGGTCATATTTGTTCATCACGGTTATTTTAaccaattttatacaaaaaaaaaaacatttgtagcTGATACTTTTGATCAGCAATAATGAAAATACCTGAATAATATGTTCCTCCTCCATAAGGCGTCCTGGGAACATTACTGCCGCGGCCACGAGTCGATCTTAAGTCCAAGTCGTCcatgtcattatcatcatctcggctCGGAGGGCCCTTGGCCTTCTCATATCTAGTGACAGAATTTAACACTCAATAATCTGACACACTGTCACTTTACAATCACATTTTTTGATCCtctatgtattttaaattgtaaaaagccgtggtggcctagtggtttgacctatcgcttctcaagcagagggccgtgttcaaaccccggctcgcacctcggagtttttcgaaattcaaaatttaccaggatctttgcggtgaaggaaaacattgtgaggtaacctgcactaacctgcaaagcaattcaatggtgcgggtgaagatcccaatccgcactagacccgcgtgggaactatggcccaagccatcttgttctgagaggaggcctgtgcccagcagtgggacgtatataggctcggATGGGATGTATTTTAAAAAGGAATACTAGATTCAGAAtgtgcctaatttttttttgcaaggtATAGTCTTCACAAGTATCATTACCATAAGAAAATAGTTAGTTAAGCTTCTAAAACTGCACAAAACAACCAGTATTCTACTGTTCTAGCTCATTGTCTTGAATACAGTAtgagaaaataacaaaaaaaaaaaaaaatgcatggtAGCTCATTGCTTACTTTTCCAAATATGTCCCATATATTCTTCTAAGCAGTGTTGATCCATTGATACAAGGGTGAGGCAACCGCAACGGACGCAGAAAAGACTCCCAGACATCATAGAAGTTTACCTGCAAggaaaatccatactaatattacaaatgcgaaagtgtgtgtgtttgtatgtttgtccgtctttaaggcgaaacggagctacggatcgacgtgatttttggtatagagatagtttatggcccgagagtgacataactactttttatcctggaaaaatgcagagGGAACTGCGCGCGCGTTTTATTCAAATATtggaatgtatttatttattttgctaccCTTACCGAGTGCCACGAAATTAGAATGTTTATTAATAGTATATGCatatattttaatgataataaaattaccAGACCTTCAAATCAAAACCCTTCTCTCACTATGGACAGCGTATTGTGACCAAAAGTATAACTCACTGactcagtaacagcctatttatACTCACTCATTAACTTGTTGCGCATACAACAACTTTAATGGGTCATTTTGGATAAATATGTTAAAAGGTGATAGaaacttgtaacaaatattGAAAAATCATGAGTATAAATgatgaggctttgaacactcaaggtgatcatgtcagcctatattaaatgatattgaccaggataactcacgtcttaaattgagtttaccTCAACATGTTTGGGCTAATCCATGTGCACAGTGCacatgttgcagcagccgccaaATCGCGTTGCTTCTAAGAAGGGCtatggattagcccgaaacatgttgagctaaactcgatttaagatgtgaaatataaataaataataaataaataaataaatatcatgggacatttcacaccaattgacctagtcccaaactaagcaaagcttgtactatggatactaggcaacggataaacatacttatatagataaatacatacttaaatacatattaaacatccaagacccgagaacaaacattcgtgttattcacacaaatatctgccccgccgGGATTCAAACCCAgtacctcaaacttcgtagtcaggttctctaaccacttagccatgcGGTCGTCCAATCCGGGTATATATCAAatatccgggtcaatatcatttaatacccatggtttttaaatattttgtaattttcgaAACACCAGTTGGGTTAAACAGTATCTTGATATggtatttttaagtattatttcttACCTTTTCTAGCCACCACTCGGCAACAAAAAAACtgagatcatttttattttatgatagtTTTCCAGTAAAGATTGTTTGAAGTAAAACTAGCTTGATAAAAGAACAAATTACCTTACTGATGCCACCCCTCTGCTGTACTAATGTATAAAATAGATATAAATCTATGTCAATGCAATTCACTGAAGGAATCTTAAATGGTattctgaaaataaacaaaataaggttataatatgtataaatgCTTACCAATAATGGAAAAAGCGCTTTCAAAAGCCGCATATgatattttaacaataataactGGTGAAATTGTGACCCAATTATTTCTTATTAGCTCGTAAACTACGAAAGCATCACAACAAATgctaagataaataatacagtCATGAAAACAATTATTACCCTTTACTCTCGTTGAACTGCTTTAGTTCTTTCAAAAATGCTTCCTTATCCTTAATATAGGTGCTAGATTTCGTATTTATTTGTGGTTTAGACATTTTTAATCTAATAATAGCGGTACTTGAAACAACACGATTTTCACACGGTTACACTTAGCACACGGCCACGCAGATTATGAAATATAGGTGAATACATCACAATTCACATATGAACTAAATGAATCGAAAATTGTAAGAAAGTCATTCAAAATAGTAGAAAAATCCAAAAGACTCAAATACTCGAAAAGGCATTTTTTTATGCCCGTTTGTTCACTCACACACAGACAGCGTTTGACAGAGAGTTAGGGTGCGTGTACACGGACAGTGGTTTTCCTTTGTCAACCAAAGAGTGAAGTTTTCATTTTCGAGGGCATCTCTCTGTTATCCAATCATCCAGATTGTTTGGACTGGAATATCTAACGTAgacttaaaaaaacagttttcaatactttaatctatttcaattttgttaattgatttaatttaatttaatttagttgtaaTTGTTGACGACATGTATCATTTATAAtcagaaataaacaaaaatgttttcgtTTCAATATCTTGAATGTATTTCTAGttattaaaagttattaaatGCTATAAGCTACAGctattttttcttaaactaGACTAGAACAATTGgataccttaagttttctgggatggtccatattattatttttattgatagtagacttataatgtagcttcctttttggaaaaaaaattgaaagctTATTttggcaaaccacacgtttcgtgagtTAACAAAAAgacgaaacgtgtggtttgccgaaataaactttcaattttttttttacaaaacaatggagtgaaaaaaaatatctatctgcAGGAGTGAGAGCTACATtattcccagcctatatacgtccaactgctgggcactggcctcctctcagattgagagggcttgggccgtagttcccacgcgggcccagtgcggatcgggaacttcacacgcaccattgaattgctccgcaggtttTGCGCATGTTTcggaaaaaaacgaaaaaaaaaacgatcctCATTAAATTCTATGAAACTATAGGAACGGTTTTTGCTGGTTGTAGGTATTGCAGAGGCCATTTattcaggatttttattttgaaagacagcttcaaagttaaatatttgctacaaatataaatattttggctGTTGAGCACATAAGCTGAGCAGAAAACAGATAGCCGGTTTTACCTTCTACCTCCTTTTGTTCACTGTCACTAGTGTACTACTCTTTGCACTAGTCTACCCGCATTGCACATgtataataacaacaataattaattttagtaattttgagaaaaaaaaatatcacgtcACCATTAGGTCAAATATCCACTTTAGAATGTTTAACTAAAACGGTTTTTTGAActtcttaaaattttatatgaaattgAAGCGAAGCGAAGTAGTCAaagatcagcagggctactacgaaactcgaaactcgaagttcgtatcgtaccgtccctctcgctctcgtattaaatagtataagtgtcagagggaccgcacgacacgaacttcaagtttcgagtttcgaaatAGCCCTGCTGTGTTGTTCAATTTtgagattgtttttttaaatctttttgaatttttatttcaattccaaatttttacttttacggtcatcccgtaaaacctaaattgaaaatacaaagtaatacaaactgaaatatagatgcacataaaaaccagtaaaataagatcagcactgggaatcgaacccaggtcctcgatattccgtaccgcgtgctataccgttTCACTACTGCTGGTGGTGGTGGTTTGTTAAATTTTTCCAAACTTGTACTGCACTGTGTAAAAATGACCTTATTAGTTGGCAATGTTGAATGcgctttatttatttcatgttgGAAAATAAATTACTTGTAATTACTcaaattaatgtttaaattaataaattt from Choristoneura fumiferana chromosome 25, NRCan_CFum_1, whole genome shotgun sequence carries:
- the LOC141442083 gene encoding AT-rich interactive domain-containing protein 2-like yields the protein MSKPQINTKSSTYIKDKEAFLKELKQFNESKGIPFKIPSVNCIDIDLYLFYTLVQQRGGISKVNFYDVWESFLRPLRLPHPCINGSTLLRRIYGTYLEKYEKAKGPPSRDDDNDMDDLDLRSTRGRGSNVPRTPYGGGTYYSASGEPLRAVQTRVAGPSERLALSLLSPMPNEQDFAVNVCTVLAADHSNRMPLGTTPHILDFLLAHAGVYNHMSLRDTIGRSYFEARGRYPHEFWQLRAGGGGAKELADETKFSQLSGDQPELMVQALAAHNTLTDCLLNECGGEELIEKILEEEANEDWVTEPSEDEQLFAPELPGGASCVYTQRVLQIASIVRSLSFHEENVQYLAKNTTLIRFLLLCANCWVGSLRQSGLDALGNISTELIIKDPATCLISRHILSTIQSALVSNDRARVLAALELLNKLAQNEANEDTLLKVLEAKVYSDVCALLTLRDIMVLVCTLECVYALTSLGDRAGEYVARLPGLSLRWSRSSLSRHKATPPRLYLNACGGNSERPERYSGCR